One window from the genome of Dermacentor silvarum isolate Dsil-2018 chromosome 7, BIME_Dsil_1.4, whole genome shotgun sequence encodes:
- the LOC119459581 gene encoding uncharacterized protein LOC119459581 codes for MASIGVAFTVSLMFVLVSAIPEKCHIPDEDWEVLAERFLAQMPNEYIFPRNSNNSSKSNEVLPGITTGEMTLTGLSHLERYGTVRVYCKNGKPLVSVSMVARAPLKISVPWKYCGGKSGVVATTASHVKVCVNFEAEETDNKVSLRPVRVSPKWIETMDVKLEGAGDVVKTVASVMGKLMPAFVKDFWIENLPWRMHKVLEQIRK; via the exons ATGGCGTCCATCGGAGTCGCATTCACCGTTTCCCTTATGTTCGTCCTGGTGTCCGCAATACCTG AAAAGTGCCACATCCCGGACGAGGATTGGGAAGTCCTGGCCGAGCGATTCCTGGCTCAGATGCCAAATGAATACATCTTCCCGAGAAACTCGAACAACTCGTCCAAAAGCAACGAAGTACTACCTGGCATCACCACTGGTGAGATGACCCTAACCGGCCTCTCCCACCTGGAACGATACGGAACCGTGCGTGTTTACTGCAAGAACGGCAAGCCTCTCGTTAGCGTCAGCATGGTGGCCCGCGCGCCGCTGAAGATCTCGGTGCCTTGGAAGTACTGTGGGGGCAAGTCCGGAGTCGTCGCAACTACGGCCAGTCACGTCAAGGTGTGCGTCAATTTCGAGGCGGAAGAAACCGACAACAAGGTGTCACTTCGGCCAGTCCGGGTCTCGCCCAAATGGATCGAAACGATGGACGTGAAACTGGAAGGTGCTGGAGACGTCGTCAAGACGGTCGCGTCCGTCATGGGGAAGCTGATGCCGGCATTCGTCAAGGATTTCTGGATTGAGAACCTGCCCTGGAGAATGCACAAGGTCCTCGAACAGATTAGGAAGTAA